The Apibacter raozihei genome contains a region encoding:
- a CDS encoding NifU family protein: MSNTTLADKIHEALDEIRPFLISDGGDIELIEIKDNKVKIKFIGACSDCSINQSTLKLGVETTIKKHVPEIEEVISVTE, encoded by the coding sequence ATGAGTAATACCACATTAGCAGACAAAATTCACGAAGCTTTAGATGAAATTCGCCCATTTCTTATTTCAGATGGAGGAGATATTGAACTTATCGAAATTAAAGATAACAAAGTCAAAATTAAATTTATAGGAGCCTGTTCAGATTGTTCTATCAATCAAAGTACGTTAAAACTTGGTGTTGAAACAACTATCAAAAAACATGTTCCCGAAATTGAAGAAGTAATCAGCGTTACTGAATAA